The following are from one region of the Thermus albus genome:
- a CDS encoding VIT family protein, which produces MKPANTRLILQVVQPGLLGLMDGSVSTLAPLFAAAELTRQPHSAFLVGMAAALGAALSMGLAEALSDDGRLSGRGHPFLRGFVTGVGTFLGGTFHTLPFLIPNIQLALLLASSVVVLELLAIAWIRYRYMGSHLGSTILQVLVGGLFVFLIGLTLGRFGSS; this is translated from the coding sequence ATGAAGCCCGCAAACACCCGCCTAATCCTCCAAGTGGTCCAGCCAGGCCTGCTTGGTCTTATGGACGGCTCAGTCTCCACCCTAGCTCCCCTTTTCGCCGCTGCCGAGCTTACCCGGCAGCCCCATAGCGCCTTCCTGGTGGGCATGGCCGCTGCCCTCGGTGCCGCTCTTTCCATGGGTCTCGCCGAGGCCTTATCCGATGATGGGCGGCTTTCTGGACGCGGACATCCTTTTCTTAGGGGCTTCGTTACGGGCGTGGGTACGTTCCTCGGAGGGACCTTCCACACCCTTCCCTTTCTCATCCCCAACATCCAGCTGGCGCTTCTCCTGGCCTCAAGCGTGGTGGTCCTCGAGCTCTTGGCTATTGCTTGGATTCGCTACCGCTATATGGGAAGCCACTTGGGAAGCACCATCCTCCAGGTTTTGGTGGGGGGCCTTTTCGTTTTCCTGATAGGTCTAACCTTGGGCCGCTTCGGTAGCAGCTAA
- a CDS encoding DUF421 domain-containing protein, whose product MRPHLLEALGDPLTVVFTLFRILLVYLTLLILLRLSGKKVLGQMTPVDLLTLLLLANAVQNAMIGPDNSLTGGLLGAGLLLLLDRLLARSPLKGAFLGQPTLLVHDGRPITENLAREGVDLEELLAALREHGVAALKDVQVAVLEVDGTISVVPKDHLTPKRLRKVRSSRNR is encoded by the coding sequence ATGAGACCGCACTTGCTGGAAGCCCTGGGGGATCCCCTGACGGTGGTCTTCACCCTTTTTCGAATCCTCTTGGTCTACCTAACCCTTCTCATCCTTCTGCGGCTCAGCGGGAAGAAGGTCCTCGGGCAGATGACCCCAGTGGACCTCCTCACCCTTCTCCTGCTGGCCAATGCGGTGCAAAACGCCATGATCGGCCCCGACAATAGCCTTACGGGTGGGCTTCTGGGGGCCGGGCTGCTCTTGCTTCTGGATAGGCTTCTCGCCCGTAGCCCTCTTAAGGGAGCATTCCTGGGCCAACCCACCCTTCTTGTCCACGACGGGAGGCCCATCACGGAGAACCTGGCGCGGGAGGGAGTGGACCTCGAGGAACTCCTCGCCGCCTTACGGGAGCACGGGGTGGCAGCGCTAAAGGATGTTCAGGTTGCCGTGCTGGAGGTAGACGGCACCATCAGCGTGGTGCCCAAGGATCACCTCACCCCCAAGCGGCTTCGCAAGGTGCGGTCCAGCCGCAACCGCTAG